A single window of uncultured Methanospirillum sp. DNA harbors:
- the twy1 gene encoding 4-demethylwyosine synthase TYW1, with the protein MRSGRCKIPNGHSPEISLRRMGYLFFDPSSSASLKPCLWCKRALTGGEMCYKHQFYGISSHRCVQLTPTLRCNHRCLFCWRSFEHEHPAEKDLPPAEIVNRIPFLQKKGLAGYKISPKVTPQRWDEAINPDQVAISLSGEPTLYPYLPELIEMLNQKGCTTFLVSNGTNPDELRACRPYQKYVSLTATDRDTYLKVAQPLEDYWDRLQESLVSLGREADQGARTAIRITVVKGINDHDPEGFARLIQESGASFVEVKSYMHVGFSQRRLTIKHMPLYPEIEAFVQAMLPHCDYTIRGENSQSRVICLEKSENA; encoded by the coding sequence ATGCGCTCCGGGCGATGTAAGATACCAAACGGGCACAGCCCCGAGATATCACTCCGGCGGATGGGATATCTCTTCTTTGATCCCTCCTCTTCTGCTTCGCTCAAACCCTGTCTCTGGTGCAAACGTGCACTGACCGGGGGAGAGATGTGCTACAAGCACCAGTTTTATGGCATCTCCAGCCATCGGTGTGTTCAGCTGACTCCGACGCTCCGGTGCAACCACCGGTGTCTCTTCTGCTGGCGTTCTTTTGAACATGAGCATCCTGCCGAAAAAGATCTTCCACCGGCAGAGATTGTGAACCGGATTCCGTTTCTTCAGAAGAAGGGGCTTGCCGGGTACAAGATCTCTCCCAAAGTTACCCCACAGCGATGGGACGAGGCTATCAATCCAGACCAGGTTGCGATCTCCCTGTCAGGAGAGCCGACCCTGTACCCGTATCTTCCTGAACTGATTGAGATGCTTAATCAGAAGGGATGCACAACCTTCCTCGTATCAAACGGGACAAACCCTGATGAACTCAGGGCGTGCAGACCGTATCAGAAGTATGTCTCGCTCACTGCGACTGACCGGGACACCTATCTGAAAGTTGCCCAGCCACTTGAGGACTACTGGGATAGGCTGCAGGAGAGTCTGGTCTCACTGGGCAGAGAAGCGGACCAGGGAGCAAGAACTGCGATCCGCATCACGGTTGTCAAGGGGATTAATGATCATGATCCTGAAGGGTTTGCCAGATTGATCCAGGAGAGCGGTGCCTCTTTCGTCGAGGTGAAGTCGTATATGCATGTCGGATTCAGCCAGCGTCGCCTCACGATCAAGCATATGCCCCTTTATCCAGAGATCGAGGCATTTGTGCAAGCGATGCTTCCGCATTGTGACTACACCATACGGGGGGAAAACTCCCAGTCCAGGGTTATCTGTCTAGAGAAGAGCGAGAACGCGTGA
- the sepS gene encoding O-phosphoserine--tRNA ligase: MRFDIEEFKQRAKEDYEAAWHAGPSVLTPPSVDRTYPRLQYRQATPHPVFATIQKLRKTYLAMGFDEAENPIIVDEQEVYRQFGPEAMAVLDRVFYLGGLPRPNVGIGKDQVEKISGIIGRQIAEEDEEALRKTLHAYKKSEIDGDDLTHELAAVLKTDDALVVEILDQVFPEFRELKPESGRQTLRSHMTSGWFQTLGSIWEKVPHPIMLFSIDRCFRREQAEDAQRLMSYHSASCVVAGEDVTMEDGKAVARALLSSFGYTDFEFRPDDKRSKYYMPDTQTEVYASHPKHGWVEVATFGIYSPSSLAGYGIGVPVMNLGLGVERLAMIASGSNDVREMCFPQFAPRQYSDADIARAVSIEKEPSAAGRQIVRAICDAALPNATAIGPCSFKAWEGEIFGKNISVFVEEPEEGAKLLGPACMNEIFVQDGSVLGVPDTEKFAQVRKEGTPVGLSFLHAAAAGAVASIEMAAMCGEGTTVQYKMARLPGDINLKIAPYAMRYITDNNRKVDVRGPIFLTIRSEINP, from the coding sequence ATGAGATTTGATATTGAAGAGTTCAAACAGCGGGCAAAGGAAGATTATGAGGCAGCGTGGCATGCAGGCCCGTCGGTCCTGACACCCCCGTCGGTAGATCGGACATATCCAAGGCTTCAGTACAGGCAGGCAACCCCCCATCCGGTCTTTGCAACGATCCAGAAACTCAGGAAGACGTACCTTGCGATGGGGTTTGACGAGGCTGAGAACCCGATCATCGTTGATGAACAGGAGGTCTATCGGCAGTTTGGTCCTGAAGCGATGGCAGTGCTTGATCGCGTCTTTTACCTCGGTGGCCTTCCAAGGCCGAATGTCGGGATCGGAAAGGATCAGGTAGAGAAGATATCAGGGATCATCGGTCGTCAGATAGCAGAAGAGGATGAAGAGGCTCTCCGGAAGACTCTGCATGCCTATAAAAAATCGGAGATCGACGGTGATGACCTGACACATGAACTCGCAGCAGTGCTCAAGACCGATGATGCGCTGGTTGTTGAGATCCTTGATCAGGTCTTTCCTGAATTTCGTGAGTTAAAACCCGAATCCGGGCGCCAGACCCTCCGGTCTCATATGACCAGCGGATGGTTTCAGACGCTCGGTTCCATCTGGGAGAAGGTTCCCCATCCGATCATGCTCTTCTCAATCGACCGGTGTTTCCGTAGGGAACAGGCCGAAGATGCCCAGCGTCTGATGAGTTACCACTCTGCATCCTGTGTAGTTGCAGGAGAGGATGTCACCATGGAGGATGGAAAAGCAGTTGCCAGGGCCCTCCTCTCCTCATTTGGATACACTGATTTTGAGTTCAGGCCTGATGACAAGCGATCAAAGTACTATATGCCTGATACCCAGACAGAGGTGTATGCTTCCCATCCCAAACACGGGTGGGTGGAGGTCGCGACCTTTGGTATCTACTCCCCGTCATCTCTTGCAGGATACGGGATCGGTGTCCCGGTCATGAACCTTGGCCTCGGAGTTGAACGCCTTGCGATGATCGCTTCCGGATCAAATGATGTCAGGGAGATGTGCTTCCCCCAGTTTGCTCCAAGGCAGTATTCAGATGCTGATATTGCCAGGGCTGTCTCGATTGAGAAGGAACCATCGGCAGCGGGTCGTCAGATTGTTCGTGCGATCTGTGATGCAGCTCTTCCAAATGCAACCGCAATAGGGCCGTGCTCGTTCAAAGCATGGGAGGGTGAAATTTTTGGCAAAAATATCTCTGTCTTTGTCGAGGAGCCGGAGGAAGGAGCAAAACTCCTCGGCCCTGCATGTATGAATGAGATATTTGTACAGGATGGTTCAGTTCTTGGAGTACCGGACACAGAAAAGTTCGCCCAGGTTAGAAAGGAAGGAACTCCTGTCGGTCTCTCGTTTCTCCATGCCGCTGCTGCTGGCGCTGTGGCTTCTATTGAGATGGCAGCCATGTGCGGAGAAGGAACAACGGTGCAGTATAAGATGGCCCGACTCCCGGGAGATATTAACCTGAAGATCGCTCCCTATGCTATGCGGTACATCACCGATAACAACAGAAAGGTCGACGTCCGCGGACCTATCTTTCTCACGATCAGATCAGAGATCAACCCATAA
- a CDS encoding SufD family Fe-S cluster assembly protein, protein MPDKLQMTDLPPEDKRRLALTGLEVDMKNRSGSFFQKDQDVCHVTSDCSGIEFLTLGKALELYPWVNEYVWRAVSKEKDKFTRYVAAQKDPRGFVIIAKKGTRSVYPLQACLLMSDSPVQHVHNIIIAEEGSELHIISGCTSASARSSGTHIGVTEFYVGKGAKVTSTMIHNWGKNIAVYPRSASIVEENGIFLSNYVCMEPVRKIQMSPVCDLVGENAVGRFSSVVVAPPGSHLDLGSTVNLNARGTSAELLTRAITTGGLIFSRGMILGKVKGTRGHIECKGLILKDGIIHAIPEIRGEVVDTELSHEAAVGKIAKDEIEYLMARGLDEETATATIIRGFLDVRVEGLPDVLQDQINAAIDAAEKSGF, encoded by the coding sequence ATGCCTGACAAATTACAGATGACTGATCTCCCGCCTGAAGACAAACGGCGACTCGCCCTGACCGGTCTGGAAGTTGATATGAAAAATCGCTCCGGAAGTTTCTTTCAGAAGGATCAGGATGTCTGCCATGTAACCTCTGATTGTAGTGGAATAGAATTTCTAACCCTGGGTAAAGCCCTGGAGTTATATCCGTGGGTGAATGAGTATGTCTGGCGGGCCGTGTCAAAGGAGAAGGATAAGTTCACCCGATATGTTGCTGCACAGAAAGATCCGCGTGGGTTTGTCATCATCGCAAAGAAAGGAACCCGGAGTGTTTACCCGCTTCAGGCATGTCTCCTGATGTCTGACTCTCCGGTACAGCACGTGCATAATATCATAATTGCAGAAGAAGGATCCGAACTTCACATCATATCAGGATGTACATCGGCATCTGCACGAAGCAGTGGAACTCACATCGGAGTTACCGAGTTCTATGTCGGTAAGGGCGCAAAAGTCACCTCGACCATGATCCATAACTGGGGGAAGAATATTGCAGTTTACCCCCGGAGCGCCTCAATCGTGGAAGAAAATGGTATTTTTCTCTCCAACTACGTCTGCATGGAACCGGTCAGGAAGATTCAGATGTCACCAGTCTGTGATCTGGTTGGAGAGAATGCAGTGGGCAGGTTCTCAAGTGTGGTGGTTGCTCCTCCCGGCTCCCATCTGGATCTTGGATCCACAGTCAACCTGAATGCACGTGGAACAAGTGCCGAACTGCTGACCCGTGCAATCACTACCGGAGGTCTCATCTTCTCCCGTGGTATGATCCTGGGAAAGGTCAAAGGAACCCGCGGTCATATCGAATGCAAAGGACTTATCCTGAAAGACGGGATAATTCATGCGATCCCTGAGATCAGGGGTGAAGTGGTCGATACCGAACTCTCCCATGAGGCAGCGGTTGGTAAGATAGCAAAGGATGAGATCGAGTACCTCATGGCTCGTGGCCTCGATGAAGAGACCGCAACAGCGACGATCATCAGGGGTTTCCTGGATGTGAGGGTTGAAGGTCTCCCTGATGTGCTTCAGGATCAGATCAATGCAGCGATCGATGCTGCAGAGAAGTCAGGATTTTAA
- a CDS encoding TIGR01458 family HAD-type hydrolase yields MAIHAVLLDIDGTLFTGMDPLPGSAEAIGFLQQQKIPYRFISNGTRRSRKAVLEKLKRLNLPVREDQIFTPAGAAIQYLQNHGISSCTLLATDDLKEDFINAGISLVHNAQVVIVADAGDAFTYQSVNLAFRLVIGGADLIALEKDRYWMDCAGLSLGAGAFITGLEYASGKSSLLMGKPSQGFFRGALSSMDAEPGTTLMVGDDIITDIGGSMACGLKGALVQTGKFSSEVLERSQVKPTHVLLSIMFLPELIQRES; encoded by the coding sequence ATGGCTATCCACGCCGTGCTTCTGGATATAGATGGAACCTTGTTCACCGGAATGGATCCATTACCTGGTTCTGCTGAAGCCATCGGTTTTCTGCAGCAACAGAAGATCCCATATCGTTTTATCTCTAACGGGACCCGGCGATCAAGGAAAGCAGTTCTGGAAAAGTTAAAGCGACTAAACCTGCCTGTCCGGGAAGATCAGATCTTCACCCCTGCAGGAGCAGCGATACAGTATCTTCAGAACCATGGCATCTCATCGTGTACCCTTCTTGCAACAGATGATCTCAAAGAGGACTTCATCAATGCCGGAATATCCCTCGTTCATAATGCACAAGTTGTCATCGTTGCAGATGCCGGGGATGCCTTCACCTATCAGTCGGTAAATCTGGCATTCCGCCTGGTGATTGGTGGTGCTGACCTGATTGCTCTTGAGAAGGATCGATACTGGATGGACTGTGCCGGTCTTTCCCTTGGGGCCGGTGCCTTTATCACCGGGCTTGAGTATGCGTCAGGGAAATCATCACTCCTAATGGGGAAGCCATCTCAGGGTTTTTTCAGAGGAGCACTATCCAGCATGGACGCTGAACCGGGGACAACCCTGATGGTAGGTGATGATATCATTACGGATATCGGTGGTTCAATGGCCTGTGGACTTAAAGGAGCACTGGTCCAGACTGGAAAATTTAGCAGTGAAGTTCTGGAGAGATCTCAGGTAAAACCAACCCATGTACTACTATCAATCATGTTCCTTCCAGAACTCATCCAAAGGGAATCATGA
- a CDS encoding PKD domain-containing protein yields MDGIRAIRPVLALVVLLCALIMSAAAVPPLPAEFYGSVTQQGNPVQAGTVLTAKINDQICGQYTLKEAGKYGGAGIFDDKLMVVASENDLKIGPLSVNFFIGDTKADQVVPFESGKVQKLDMSAGGSPSGIVADFEGTPTSGAVPLTVKFTDRSTGNPTMWNWDFGDGVIPMDPSCSGDVCNNIANPIHTYNTPGTYTVKLTASSQIGGSSVKEKVGYITVSGSGAGPKASFTADKRSGPNPLTVQFTDTSSGSPTMWFWDFGDGTNASIASPSHTYQQAGVYTVKLTSSNQQGTDTKTEKDFIAVTGDIPPPVAMFEAAPLSGSAPLTVKFTDLSIGPPTTYYWDFGDTITSNEANPSHTYTGPGSYTVTLTVSNSGGSHTMKRDNYILVGGSPSGVVADFEGAPTSGAAPLTVKFTDKSTGSPTMWIWDFGDGVIPMDASCSGDSCNNIANPIHTYTAPGVYTVKLTASSQTGGVSTKTKEGYITVSQSGGVIADFEGTPTSGGAPLTVKFTDKSTGSPTMWIWDFGDGVIPMDASCSGDSCNNIANPIHTYTAPGVYTVKLTASSQTGGVSTKTREGYITVSQSGSIIADFSGIPTAGSVPLTVQFSDRSIGGPIMWAWDFGDGGTDMVANPSHVYRNPGTYTVKLTASNTQSTNSVTKSGYISASQAGPGGSVKITYAPDRSQVYLNNQLQGETRFLQTFRIGNLPGGVNQLRITKPGFTDYIKDVSVEAGKEIEVIADMKIKPTNNGIVSVYTYPAGSSVYVDGNLAGTGPLWLADVTPGVHALKVSSPNYLDWNQQVNVVGGGSVTYVTAALYPSWWLPQYGYVMISSLPSGGLAYLDGVAQGNTPLTLSQVKPGVHTVRVELAGYQPFEQQVNVMEGRTAYVIAQLSQGGVIPMSAMSTGS; encoded by the coding sequence ATGGATGGGATTCGTGCAATAAGGCCTGTATTGGCACTGGTTGTTCTGCTCTGTGCGTTGATAATGAGTGCGGCAGCGGTTCCCCCGCTTCCGGCTGAGTTCTATGGATCAGTCACGCAACAGGGCAACCCGGTTCAAGCAGGAACAGTGCTGACAGCAAAGATAAATGATCAGATTTGTGGGCAGTATACTCTGAAGGAAGCCGGCAAATATGGGGGGGCCGGAATCTTTGATGATAAGCTGATGGTTGTGGCATCAGAGAATGATCTCAAGATCGGTCCTTTATCTGTCAATTTCTTTATCGGCGATACAAAGGCAGATCAGGTCGTCCCCTTCGAATCAGGAAAGGTACAGAAACTGGATATGAGTGCCGGAGGATCACCATCAGGAATTGTTGCAGACTTTGAGGGTACCCCGACGAGCGGTGCAGTCCCTCTAACTGTCAAATTCACAGACAGATCCACAGGCAATCCGACCATGTGGAACTGGGACTTTGGTGATGGTGTAATCCCGATGGATCCATCCTGCTCTGGTGATGTATGCAACAACATAGCGAATCCGATTCATACATACAATACTCCGGGCACGTACACCGTCAAACTGACTGCAAGCAGTCAGATCGGAGGTTCTAGTGTCAAAGAGAAGGTCGGGTACATCACGGTGAGTGGAAGTGGTGCAGGACCTAAAGCCTCCTTTACCGCAGATAAGCGGAGCGGACCAAATCCGTTGACGGTTCAGTTTACTGACACCTCTTCAGGCAGTCCTACGATGTGGTTCTGGGACTTTGGTGACGGTACAAACGCCTCAATTGCGTCTCCTTCCCACACCTACCAACAGGCCGGTGTGTACACGGTCAAACTGACCTCCTCAAATCAGCAGGGAACTGACACAAAGACTGAGAAGGACTTCATCGCAGTTACGGGCGACATCCCCCCCCCGGTTGCCATGTTCGAAGCAGCACCACTTTCGGGTTCAGCCCCGCTGACGGTCAAGTTCACAGACCTCTCCATCGGACCGCCGACCACCTATTACTGGGACTTCGGCGATACAATCACCTCGAATGAGGCAAACCCATCGCATACATACACCGGACCGGGAAGTTATACTGTGACGCTCACTGTATCCAACAGTGGTGGCAGCCACACGATGAAACGTGATAATTACATCCTTGTGGGTGGCAGCCCCAGTGGTGTAGTGGCCGACTTTGAAGGAGCACCGACGAGTGGAGCTGCTCCTCTGACCGTGAAGTTCACCGACAAGTCTACCGGCAGTCCAACGATGTGGATCTGGGACTTTGGTGACGGTGTAATCCCGATGGATGCATCATGTTCCGGTGATAGTTGCAACAACATTGCAAACCCAATTCACACGTACACTGCTCCCGGTGTCTACACGGTGAAACTGACTGCAAGCAGTCAGACCGGTGGAGTGAGCACAAAGACCAAAGAAGGGTACATCACAGTCTCCCAGTCAGGTGGAGTTATTGCTGACTTTGAAGGCACCCCGACAAGCGGTGGTGCTCCGTTGACTGTGAAGTTCACCGACAAGTCTACCGGCAGTCCAACGATGTGGATCTGGGACTTCGGTGATGGTGTAATCCCGATGGATGCATCGTGTTCCGGCGATAGTTGCAACAACATTGCAAACCCGATTCACACGTACACCGCTCCTGGTGTCTACACAGTCAAACTGACCGCAAGCAGCCAGACCGGTGGAGTAAGTACAAAGACCCGTGAAGGTTACATCACGGTCTCTCAGTCAGGCTCAATTATCGCTGACTTCAGCGGAATACCAACTGCGGGTAGTGTGCCATTGACCGTCCAGTTCAGCGACCGGTCAATTGGTGGTCCGATAATGTGGGCATGGGACTTTGGCGATGGTGGTACCGATATGGTTGCAAATCCATCTCATGTGTACCGAAACCCGGGAACATACACGGTGAAACTGACCGCTAGCAACACCCAGTCTACAAACTCTGTGACCAAGTCCGGGTACATCTCTGCCTCGCAGGCCGGTCCCGGTGGGTCGGTGAAGATCACCTATGCCCCTGACCGCTCACAGGTGTACCTGAACAATCAGTTGCAGGGTGAGACCAGGTTCCTGCAGACATTCAGGATTGGGAATTTGCCGGGTGGAGTGAACCAGCTTCGGATCACCAAACCCGGATTCACTGATTATATCAAGGATGTATCAGTGGAAGCAGGAAAAGAGATTGAAGTCATTGCAGACATGAAGATCAAACCGACGAACAACGGTATTGTAAGTGTCTACACGTACCCAGCCGGATCATCAGTGTATGTGGATGGAAACCTTGCCGGTACAGGCCCGCTCTGGCTTGCAGATGTTACACCCGGTGTTCATGCACTCAAAGTAAGTTCTCCTAACTATCTTGACTGGAACCAGCAGGTTAATGTGGTAGGTGGCGGAAGTGTCACCTATGTCACCGCCGCTCTTTATCCGTCCTGGTGGCTACCACAGTATGGGTACGTGATGATATCGTCACTGCCATCAGGCGGGCTTGCATACCTGGATGGAGTTGCACAGGGGAACACCCCGCTGACTCTCTCGCAGGTCAAGCCCGGTGTTCATACCGTCCGGGTAGAACTTGCCGGGTACCAGCCGTTTGAACAGCAGGTCAATGTCATGGAAGGAAGGACAGCGTATGTGATCGCCCAGCTGAGTCAGGGCGGGGTTATCCCGATGAGTGCGATGTCGACGGGAAGTTAG
- a CDS encoding protein-L-isoaspartate(D-aspartate) O-methyltransferase, translating into MNQDRADERAMMVQTQIRSRGVKDERVLRAMEIVPRHLFLPDEYSAIAYRDHPVPIGHEQTISQPYIVALMTELLAPEPGDTILEIGTGRGYQAAVLAAMGARVVSLERIPALADAARSCLQRADVENVSVFVADGTLGWAEMAPYDGIIITAGTPAVPPALIEQLELGGRLVAPVGTADLQELVRLTKNSDGIRKEQFGGVRFVPLIGRNGWRL; encoded by the coding sequence ATGAATCAGGATCGGGCTGATGAACGGGCTATGATGGTTCAGACCCAGATCCGCTCCCGGGGAGTGAAGGATGAAAGAGTGCTCCGAGCCATGGAGATAGTACCCAGGCACCTTTTTCTCCCTGATGAGTACTCTGCCATTGCATACCGCGATCACCCGGTACCTATCGGTCACGAACAGACCATCTCACAACCCTATATTGTTGCCCTGATGACCGAACTTCTGGCTCCTGAACCGGGGGACACCATCCTTGAGATCGGAACCGGGAGAGGATACCAGGCAGCGGTACTTGCTGCAATGGGTGCCAGGGTTGTAAGCCTTGAACGGATTCCGGCACTTGCCGATGCTGCCAGATCCTGTCTGCAGAGGGCGGATGTGGAGAATGTCTCTGTTTTTGTGGCTGACGGAACTCTTGGATGGGCAGAGATGGCCCCCTATGATGGCATCATCATCACGGCGGGCACCCCCGCTGTACCCCCTGCCCTCATTGAGCAACTTGAACTTGGCGGCCGACTTGTGGCCCCGGTCGGTACCGCAGATCTACAGGAACTTGTCCGTCTGACAAAAAATTCTGATGGAATCAGGAAAGAACAATTTGGAGGGGTACGGTTTGTCCCTCTTATCGGCAGAAACGGCTGGAGATTATAG